From a single Terriglobia bacterium genomic region:
- a CDS encoding ABC transporter ATP-binding protein/permease — protein MAWAAHHGYMAATIVLRLLRAVVPIATLWVAKLIIDAVVSARMGQPNASRLWMLVGVELLIVTIGEALDKASTAVEALFGELCSNYLSECLISQAAALDLSHFEDPAFYDRLERAQRQTTGRIGLLTQLLSVAQDLLTLISLAVAVFVYSPWLLLLLLIAVIPGFLSETHFSALEYSLFYRMTPERRQLDYLRSLSAGDKTAKEVQIFGLAPWLLGRYRKLATHLHLANRNLAIRKGMAAVMFSLLGIAGYYAGYVLILWRGFYGFITIGTLTFLAASFARSRTTTERALLAVGNIYEQGLYMRDLFAFLEMKPTIVSVIGAPSVPTQLKQGLFFENVGFQYPLSDNWAVRGISLHIAPGEKIALVGENGAGKTTLAKLVARLYDPTEGRILLDGIDLREYDLESVRHAVGIIFQDFVQYDMRLDENIGVGEINSVLKEIDGEQTAPAIMEAAKKSQADSLALGLPLGYKQMLGRRFENGIELSGGEWQKIGLARAYMRQAQIIILDEPTAALDARAEYETFTRFADLVSGQIALLISHRFSTVRMADRIVVLQKGTILEQGTHTELLSQNGLYAELFRLQAEGYR, from the coding sequence ATGGCCTGGGCCGCTCATCACGGATACATGGCGGCTACGATTGTCCTGCGTCTTCTGCGCGCAGTGGTCCCAATCGCCACCCTTTGGGTGGCCAAATTGATTATTGACGCCGTTGTATCCGCGCGCATGGGGCAGCCGAATGCATCGCGATTATGGATGCTGGTTGGAGTCGAACTGCTGATCGTAACTATTGGTGAAGCTTTGGACAAAGCTTCTACAGCGGTAGAAGCGCTCTTTGGTGAACTCTGCTCGAATTATCTGAGCGAGTGCCTCATATCGCAGGCGGCGGCGCTCGATTTAAGCCATTTTGAAGACCCCGCTTTTTATGATCGCCTGGAGCGTGCGCAGCGGCAAACCACCGGACGCATTGGCCTGCTTACCCAACTCCTCTCCGTAGCCCAGGATTTATTGACTCTCATCTCGTTAGCTGTGGCAGTCTTCGTTTACAGCCCATGGCTCTTGCTTCTATTGCTGATAGCGGTAATTCCCGGTTTCCTGAGTGAAACCCATTTCAGCGCGCTTGAGTATTCACTTTTTTATCGGATGACGCCGGAACGCCGGCAGCTGGATTATTTGCGGTCGCTCAGCGCGGGAGACAAGACCGCAAAAGAGGTCCAGATATTTGGGTTGGCGCCATGGTTGCTTGGCCGTTATCGAAAGCTGGCTACGCACCTGCATCTAGCAAATCGGAATCTGGCTATCCGCAAAGGGATGGCCGCGGTCATGTTCTCACTGCTGGGAATTGCCGGATATTATGCCGGATATGTATTGATTCTGTGGCGTGGCTTTTATGGCTTTATTACGATCGGAACGCTCACATTTCTTGCTGCATCTTTTGCGCGTAGTCGCACCACGACGGAGAGAGCCTTGCTTGCAGTCGGCAACATCTACGAACAAGGTCTTTATATGCGTGACCTGTTTGCGTTTCTTGAGATGAAGCCCACGATTGTTTCTGTTATCGGGGCGCCCTCTGTTCCAACACAACTTAAGCAGGGATTGTTCTTTGAAAATGTCGGGTTTCAATATCCATTGAGCGACAACTGGGCCGTGCGCGGCATCAGCCTGCATATCGCGCCCGGAGAAAAGATTGCCCTGGTTGGAGAAAATGGAGCGGGTAAGACTACACTTGCCAAGCTGGTCGCTCGTCTTTATGACCCTACTGAAGGGCGCATTCTGCTGGATGGAATTGACCTCCGCGAATACGACCTTGAATCAGTGAGACACGCTGTTGGAATCATTTTTCAGGATTTCGTTCAGTACGATATGCGTCTTGATGAAAATATCGGCGTGGGAGAGATTAACTCAGTCCTGAAGGAAATCGATGGTGAACAGACAGCCCCGGCGATTATGGAAGCGGCAAAAAAATCACAAGCCGATTCCTTGGCCCTGGGCCTTCCTCTCGGATATAAGCAGATGCTGGGGCGGCGTTTTGAAAATGGAATTGAACTCTCGGGCGGAGAGTGGCAGAAAATCGGACTGGCGCGCGCTTACATGCGTCAGGCCCAGATCATTATTCTGGACGAGCCTACTGCCGCCCTGGATGCACGCGCTGAATATGAGACCTTCACGCGATTCGCTGATTTGGTTTCAGGACAGATAGCATTGCTTATCTCGCATCGCTTCTCAACTGTGCGCATGGCTGACCGTATTGTCGTTCTTCAGAAGGGAACAATTCTGGAACAAGGAACGCATACTGAACTGTTGTCGCAGAACGGGCTTTATGCAGAATTGTTTCGGTTACAAGCGGAGGGGTACCGTTGA